The following DNA comes from Kineococcus rhizosphaerae.
CGCCGGTGACGAGGTCGGCGACGGTGGTCTCGCCGGGCACCGCGACGGTGGGGGCCGACTCCACGCGCGAGAGCAGCAGCAGGTCCTCGATGAGGGCGCGCAGGCGTTCGGTGTTGCGTTCGACGATGCCCAGGACGGCGGCGACGTCCTCGCCGACCTCCCCGACCGCGCCGTCGCGCAGGAGCTCGAGGTATCCGGAGATGGACGTCAGCGGCGTGCGCAGCTCGTGCGAGACGGTGGCCAGCAGGTCGGACTTGACCGACTCGACGTCGCGCAGCTCCCCCAGGAGCCGTTCCTGGGCGCGGTAGAGCCCGGCCAGCACGAGGGCGCGGGCGAGGTCGACGGCCACGGAACGGACCAGTTCGACCTCCTGGACGGTCCACTCGCGGGGCCCGGCGGCGTCGACGAGGGTCAGCAGCCCGTGCGGGCTGTCCCCCACGCCGATCGGCACCAGCAGCAGGGCCCGGGCGTCGCAACCGCGCAGGAAGGCGTCCAGGCCGGGTGAGCGGCCCGTCAGCGGGCGGGTGTCGGGGACGGCGTAGACGTCTCCGGAGGCGTGCAGCTGCCCCAGCCAGGCCCGGGAGTCGTCGAAGGCGGCGCTGACGTCGGCCGCGACCCCGGCCCCGGCCCCGGTCAGGGGGGCCAGGGGGCTGGCGGCCCACTCCCTGGCCACCGGCCCCAGGCCCGCGTCGTGGCCGGAGAGCTGCACCCCCGGCGGCTGGAGCATCCGCACCCAGACCCGGGCGAGGCCCAGTTCCTCGCCCAGGCGCGTGACCGCGACCTGCAGGGCGTCCTGGGCCACGAGCTGGTCGCGGACCTCGCGGCCGATGTCGCCGGCGAGGCGGTGCAGCCGGGCCGACTGCCCGGCGGCCTCCAGCAGCAGGTCGTTCTCCCGGGCCAGGTCGTTGACGGCCAGGGCGACGGCGCGGACCTCGGCCGGCCCGCGGGTCGGGTCGGCCTGGACCTGCGCCCCGTCCCGTCCGCCGTGCTGGGCGTCGAGGACCTCCACGAGGGCCCGCAACGGCTCCACCAGGGCGCACCGGGTCCGCCGGCCGGCACCGACGGCCACCGCGAGCGCCGCGGCCATGGTCAGGACGGTGAAGGCCAGGGCGCCGTAGCGGACCCGGTTCTCGGTGGTGGTGGCGTCGTGGCGCTGGTGGCGCACGAGGGCGTCGAGGCGCTCGTTGGCGTCGCGCACCTCGGCGAAGGCGGCGGCCTGGGCGGCGGCGCCGGCGGTGTCGGCCGCGCCGCGGTCGGGGTCGGTGAGGGCGATCCAGCTGTCGATGAGCCGGGACTGCTCGGCGAAAAGGCTGCGCTGCAGCGGGTCGGTGAGCAGCGCGTCGACGCGGGCGCGCCGCGCGGGCAGGGCGGCGACGGCGGCGGTCCAGGTGGTCGTGCCCCGG
Coding sequences within:
- a CDS encoding GAF domain-containing sensor histidine kinase, with the protein product MRDSGAREHLARLLPQPTPQPGALRSAAAAHGRTRRRTDERAAAAAATSVGARLTRVLGGVLALLLLVGLSGAGGLLVTGSSRARETQLRGLEAANAGLQLTLTDADTAVRDQHDRHDRHDTDRPRGTTTWTAAVAALPARRARVDALLTDPLQRSLFAEQSRLIDSWIALTDPDRGAADTAGAAAQAAAFAEVRDANERLDALVRHQRHDATTTENRVRYGALAFTVLTMAAALAVAVGAGRRTRCALVEPLRALVEVLDAQHGGRDGAQVQADPTRGPAEVRAVALAVNDLARENDLLLEAAGQSARLHRLAGDIGREVRDQLVAQDALQVAVTRLGEELGLARVWVRMLQPPGVQLSGHDAGLGPVAREWAASPLAPLTGAGAGVAADVSAAFDDSRAWLGQLHASGDVYAVPDTRPLTGRSPGLDAFLRGCDARALLLVPIGVGDSPHGLLTLVDAAGPREWTVQEVELVRSVAVDLARALVLAGLYRAQERLLGELRDVESVKSDLLATVSHELRTPLTSISGYLELLRDGAVGEVGEDVAAVLGIVERNTERLRALIEDLLLLSRVESAPTVAVPGETTVADLVTGVLAAVGSGSPAGHRGGGTVRCTTPPDELTGLRVHGDRDHLHRALLAVVDNAVKFSPAGSLVRLRVERHLRNVRIVVQDNGMGIPSTEVGAVFGRFARASNAALLQVPGTGLGLTIARDLVRLHGGGIDLDSEEGQGTTATLTLTLTDTSIDTSMDTSTDTPEDPGVGGARA